The following proteins are encoded in a genomic region of Tigriopus californicus strain San Diego chromosome 6, Tcal_SD_v2.1, whole genome shotgun sequence:
- the LOC131882700 gene encoding uncharacterized protein LOC131882700 — protein MEHLSAQPRNMTFQEHPIPFRSPLGEDRGSYEIADVQHWVVVGILMPIVIGLYLLLVLICYYLFCKKENNWEQELQSQLHTLQQNSNDGSFTPPPSYAIFIGSGDSDFIPPSYKMLFPQASITNSVDSLQHQPEIASSSHSGSANLIDLSTPSNTIKLLPNQIHIVCETPSTALNFIQHVSQARGTHSYDSSSSFGAGPSVSYSSGPLMSSRLQGRGSQYLYFPFPHGRTPSPRQTMVPRCGSEDVGPTSELEMGRFEEEPEVGLAIFNRSRMRRGSSF, from the exons atggaACACCTTTCAGCCCAGCCGCGGAACA TGACATTTCAAGAGCATCCAATCCCATTTCGAAGTCCTTTGGGTGAGGACCGAGGATCTTATGAGATTGCGGATGTTCAGCATTGGGTGGTAGTCGGGATACTGATGCCAATCGTGATCGGACTCTATCTCCTACTTGTGCTGATATGTTATTACTTATTTTGTAAGAAAGAAAACAACTGGGAACAAGAACTTCAAAGCCAGCTCCACACCTTGCAGCAG AACTCAAATGATGGGAGCTTCACACCGCCTCCATCTTATGCGATATTCATAGGAAGTGGAGACTCTGATTTTATTCCTCCGTCATACAAGATGTTGTTCCCACAAGCGTCCATTACCAATTCGGTGGATTCTTTGCAACATCAGCCAGAAATTGCTAGTA GTTCTCATTCGGGTTCAGCGAATTTGATCGATCTCTCCACTCCGAGTAACACCATCAAGCTGTTGCCTAATCAGATCCATATCGTGTGCGAAACGCCCTCCACAGCCCTCAATTTCATCCAGCACGTGTCTCAAGCTCGGGGAACCCATTCCTACGATTCCTCAAGCAGCTTCGGTGCCGGCCCTAGCGTCAGCTACTCTTCAGGGCCGCTGATGAGCAGTCGGCTTCAGGGTCGCGGGTCCCAGTACCTCTACTTCCCTTTCCCACATGGCCGAACGCCCTCGCCTAGACAAACAATGGTGCCCAGATGTGGGTCGGAAGATGTGGGTCCGACGTCTGAACTGGAAATGGGTCGCTTTGAGGAAGAGCCAGAAGTTGGCTTAGCGATTTTCAATCGCTCCAGAATGAGGAGAGGCTCTTCGTTTTGA
- the LOC131882696 gene encoding large neutral amino acids transporter small subunit 1-like, translating into MKDTLFFNEQKPNGFPDEGLSQELMGPQFAKDGKGDTQSLDSERNAPEEGVKLKAEMTLLNGCTVIVGCIIGSGIFVSPSGVLVSTGSVNLSLVVWTICGIFTMFGAYCYAELGCMIRKSGADYAYIHVTFGPFLAFIRLWIECIIVRPCTGAIQSLTFALYILKPFFPDCQPPDEATRLLAATCLCLLCFINCYDVKWASKVQDYFTYAKVFALIIIVVTGFVQLGRGQTQYFTWDNTETDFTVIASSFYSGLFAYTGWNYLNFIIEEMKDPVRDLPRAIGISCIITLVIYVLTIVAFHTTLSPAEVLGSEAVAVTFANRMYGGLAWIIPIFVACSTFGAVNGTLLTSSRLFFAGAREGQMPQVLTMIQTKKMTPAPSVMVITFLALLYLSSSNIGMLMNYVGFATWLSIGAAVFCLPYLRWRQPKMERPLKVHLVFPIVYLILTAIITVLPMMAKPVETGIGLLMIFTAVPVYAFFIGWKNKPAFLDRYTFYVTNVLQKLFVVVAPTS; encoded by the exons ATGAAGGATACGCTCTTCTTCAATGAACAGAAGCCGAACGGATTTCCGGATGAAGGCCTTAGTCAAGAGCTGATGGGGCCCCAGTTTGCCAAGGATGGAAAAGGTGACACCCAAAGCCTTGATAGTGAGAGGAATGCCCCGGAAGAAGGGGTGAAATTGAAGGCTGAAATGACTCTCCTGAACGGCTGCACTGTCATTGTGGGTTGTATTATCGGTTCAGGGATCTTCGTCTCACCCTCGGGAGTTTTGGTGTCCACCGGATCCGTTAACTTGTCCTTGGTGGTGTGGACGATATGCGGGATATTCACCATGTTCGGAGCGTATTGTTACGCCGAATTAG GATGTATGATTCGTAAATCGGGGGCGGATTACGCCTACATCCACGTCACATTCGGCCCGTTTCTGGCTTTCATCAGACTGTGGATTGAATGTATCATTGTCCGTCCGTGCACTGGAGCAATCCAGTCACTAACCTTCGCATTGTACATCTTGAAGCCTTTCTTCCCTGATTGTCAGCCTCCGGATGAGGCCACGAGGCTTCTCGCCGCCACCTGTTTGTGTTTACTGTGCTTCATCAATTGCTACGATGTCAAATGGGCCAGCAAGGTCCAGGATTACTTCACCTACGCCAAGGTGTTCGCACTCATTATTATTGTCGTGACCGGATTTGTCCAGTTGGGTCGGGGACAGACCCAATATTTTACGTGGGATAACACGGAGACGGATTTCACCGTGATTGCGTCGTCATTCTACTCGGGGTTGTTTGCCTACACGGGTTGGAACTACTTGAACTTCATCATTGAGGAGATGAAAGATCCCGTCCGAGATCTTCCCCGCGCTATTGGTATCTCTTGCATCATCACCCTGGTCATCTATGTGCTTACCATCGTTGCTTTTCACACGACACTGTCGCCAGCCGAGGTCTTGGGGTCCGAGGCTGTGGCCGTGACCTTTGCCAACCGCATGTATGGGGGATTAGCTTGGATCATTCCAATCTTTGTGGCTTGCTCTACCTTTGGGGCCGTCAATGGAACCCTTCTGACCTCTTCTAGGCTGTTTTTCGCCGGAGCCCGTGAGGGTCAAATGCCGCAGGTTCTCACCATGATCCAAACGAAGAAGATGACTCCGGCCCCGTCAGTGATGGTGATCACTTTCCTTGCCCTGCTTTATCTCAGTTCATCCAATATCGGCATGCTCATGAACTACGTTGGCTTTGCCACGTGGCTTTCGATAGGGGCAGCTGTATTTTGCCTGCCTTATCTTCGATGGAGacaacccaaaatggagcgACCACTGAAGGTCCATCTTGTTTTCCCCATAGTGTATCTCATTCTCACAGCAATCATTACTGTCCTCCCGATGATGGCCAAGCCCGTGGAGACCGGGATCGGATTGCTGATGATCTTCACCGCCGTACCTGTCTACGCCTTCTTCATTGGATGGAAGAATAAGCCCGCGTTTTTGGATCGTTACACATTTTATGTCACCAACGTTTTACAAAAGCTTTTTGTGGTGGTGGCTCCAACGAGCTGA